CTAAAACTCCGTAATCATTGATTAGATTCCACCTGAATTATTCGTGAAATCATAATTGCAATAAAACTGTCGATACATTTAGACGCAATTTGGATTTAGGGATGAGTCTTATATCACAAAATTCTTTGCCAGATGTTGAAAATCGATTTTTTAGCCCTGAACAGCACCAAGATTTATTGAAGAATTTACATCATAATTTGCCGATAGAATATCGACGGCGAATCGAAATTATGTTGTTAGCTGATTTGGGAAAGTCACAAGCCGAAATTTGTAAGATTTTAGGTTGTTCTCAGGAAATGGCAAGGTATTGGATAACTATTGCCAAAGCAGGTTTTGTGGAACAATGGCAGCAAAAACCAATAGGCAGACCAAAAACTGTCAATCAGCAATACCTGGACAGATTAAAAGAGTTGTTGAGTCATAGTCCTCGGAAATATGGTTACGCTTTTAGTAGTTGGACATCTCAATGGTTGAGCAAACATTTGGCTACAGAATTTGGGATTGAAATCAGCAATCGCCATATTAATCGCTTACTCAAAGAAATGGGTTTGGCTACACAAAAACGGTCATCGAGAAAACGTGATATTGAAGACAATCATCCGACTACTGTGAGAATCTATGACTTACAATCTTCTAGTGATTCTCAAATATATCAGTCTTTCAATTTGATGCAAATTCATAACTAAACTTGGGCTACAGGAGAGCGAATGCCATCAATATTTTCCCAAGAACAACTAGGTCAATTACTGACTAATTTTTTGGGTGAACAGCTTTCAGATAGAGAGTTACAGAATTGTTTGTCAAAATTAGAAATTATTGAACCACCAGTCGCAAA
The Calothrix sp. 336/3 DNA segment above includes these coding regions:
- a CDS encoding helix-turn-helix domain-containing protein; the encoded protein is MSLISQNSLPDVENRFFSPEQHQDLLKNLHHNLPIEYRRRIEIMLLADLGKSQAEICKILGCSQEMARYWITIAKAGFVEQWQQKPIGRPKTVNQQYLDRLKELLSHSPRKYGYAFSSWTSQWLSKHLATEFGIEISNRHINRLLKEMGLATQKRSSRKRDIEDNHPTTVRIYDLQSSSDSQIYQSFNLMQIHN